TTAAGGTTAAAAGATTATGGTACTATACAATAATCATAGGTACTAACACTTTTAAGTCtttcttattaaaatttgaataatatactattatatacatttttttgtttgaataaataataaattatacctatacatttaggtacattaaaaagtattatagtaAAGACCTTTTTGGGGTTAAATCATAAGTGTGCGGTTTTGTCCTTTACTTTATCGCAAGTGGGCAGTTTTAGGAGTCAAcgcaaaattaatatacaaagcACACTCGTGGAGAGCTAAGCTCTCCCTCCCCCTACCCCTAAgcataatgtatgtatttaactCTGATCTCATCACATATCAATAtagtcagtggcgtagccaggattatgaaatggggggtgttttaagtatatattacaaccaagtttttacagttttcgtatataaataaattaagggttcagaacttgacttgttgcactaaaaattatcgaaatatgcagtcaacattttcaaaatatgcttaaatatatgtactatgtagcaacagttttatattatttttgaaaaatcataaaacctattgcaattttggtaataaaaaactaaaaaataagtaggtatataaacttgataaataaataaataaataacaacttaatttttaaaaatactggcatacaatactaggttaataaatacctaagtaataacgaataacgtgatatgcgaacaccgtgataaacgaacacgtactgatgttcattcattcgtacaatctacaatctagatgtcaattatagtttaaacacagttttttcaccaagagacttatgaaatcttacatatgcgaacatagggccaactgtagccaatCTCTACCAACAACTTTTACAGCGCTCcacccctcccaaacatttacttaatttttttaagcttatttaattttataatagtatggtattaggcttcggccaccccaaatctcaaaattatcgccaATTGTaactaaccaaacataatattttttaagatatttttcaatgttatccaaatataatttttccgacagttgtatgtacctacatttaagttaaaaagtacacaaatatgcaaattcaaactttgtatttaatttcgccatttcataagacaaatttataacttgcaagcagtcccaaaccctataaacaatatatttattaggagggaaaatgtcaaggggggggggggctcaaACACCTTTATTACATGtagaaattaacttaatttaatatcaagAACAAAACTTTTGTTTGTACACGTGTAATGGAACAGTTTGTACATGAATTTgcgaaaaacaaataacaattgacTATGCGACGGCTTGCTTTATATTAGTATTCGTACGATGTACATTCCAAatgtacaacaaataaaaataaatagtgtctCCAACTTAACTCCaagtaaaattttcattataacattattccCATTATccactatatataggtaataatatgtatgtagcacattatattgtatggtataATGTGTGGCGGGGAACCCCGTGTactgtgaatataaaatataaatattgaatataacgATGAAAgagaaatcaataatttattatgacacCATTTGTTGTATAAGacaactatatataaatacagcacATGGAGGATCTATTCCCCATATGGCCATAtccataccccccccccccggatTACGTCCCTGACTGTTCATATAAACGATTAACACAACCGTAGCTAAGCATAAATGTTAGCTCTCACGTGTGGTAAATAATCTCAACAATACGAGTACATGACTATTTAGCTGTGCAAACCTAACCGTTAAGTCTTATATTTATTACGAACACTGATTTTGGTTCACTTAGTTAAAACTTTTGTTGTTAtcttgaaaactaaaaatattttactaaactcgCTAGTCCGCGCTTTCTAATTCAACcacgtcataatattgtatatgaataATCCAAGTTCTTACTTACATTATAGATTCGTTAGTAGTCGTAACGGACGGTTTTTGTCCACTACGTTcgtacattttatgtttacagaGTATAAGCCGAAGGCCCGTAGATCATCCCGCACGCATAGTGAGTACGACGATTGTGAACCTAGTGATCAAGAAAGAAAGGacaataatgtatcactttcaACCACCacatataaaatgaataatcaaAAACAGCAGCAACAACGTTATCTTGTTGTAGTCCAGCATGACCAGCGTCTGCCGCTTCAGAGTAACCATTCTCAGCTGCTACCTAATCGGCATAACCACCGTGGTCGGCTACATCAAAACCGTGTCGTGCAGCTGCATGACCATGAACATGAACAGTATAACTATGAGTACCAGCCGCGTCAAAATCAACGCTTTCCGCATCAGCTTCAGCAGCAAAATCACAACGAACAGGGGCAGCATCAACGCGGACCACAGCAGCGGCGTGAGCGACACGTGTCGTTCGAAATGTCTGTTCTATACCACGATGACGAGTAGCCGTACCAGACACGACAGGTGGTGTCTGGGAACCATCTAATATGGTGTTGTTAGATGGAAAGATCCTCCCTACATCATAATCCATATAAtttcggtaggtacctaccaaacaTGATCGATTTCTTCTTAGCGTCGGATCATATCGTTTGGTCCTAAACATTACCCACTATTTGAAAACGATTTTTTATTCACGAAAGCTCTTTATGCTGTTAGTgaccatactataatatagtggtttatcttttgtaattattttcctcaattattacacaattaaagCCAACATTCCCTTCCTTGTACTCATATTTTCGTAATCACAAACTGATCTTCCAATGATACAGCTTCGATCTTACTTTACATTCTTCTGGATACAATTGCCATTGTTAGTATTTTTGACCCATGTGTCAGAAAgctatttattcaattattgtacgatactatatatattttcgtagacatttttttttttttttagtataggtataattattcgTTGTAAAGGTAGGACAcctgtgttatatattataatattcttagtgGGTTTAAAATTAGTGTAATTGTTAATATCTTCGAGTTCTTTTTTTCACACGTTCTGCTTGGATTAGATCAATTTCTGCAGCTTTCTTCGTCTTTAGATTTTTGATGCTTATTGAAATTCTTCTTTCATAACTCTGTATTTCATCTTCTTGTCATCTTCTTCTTGTTCTTGTCCTAATTCTCTCCTGTTGAATTCTAATCCAAAATTCCCGCCCTTTTAGTTACCTTTTACAGCAGGCAGTTACAATCGATGGTCAATTCTGATCCTGaccaatcattattaattattttataatgaaactGATGTAAACCTCCCCTATTATTTTAGTTGCCTGTGTATGatgaaatgtgtataatataacgtacataggtaatattattgattataaacacgtctatttatgtatttataatcaatgataaatgaaacaaaatttttttaacgcaTGATCTTGAATTTGATCGTGTTTTTACTGCATAGTAGACTATTATTACACTCGTTttagaaaaattcaaatatctgACTTTTTTTTCCGGTTTTTAATCTTAAACTGAATTAGGTACTATTTTctagttataatttgtaaataataaatacatttaccaGTTATATaatctgatattatataatatttggtgtagCAGGTGGGATAATGTGTCTGTAGTATGTTATCAAACACTGTCTCACCGATTCATAACTTTGTATCTAGAgagcctttatatatatatataggctctctatttaatatatagctATTACTTAACTCGTACAAACCAACCTATggttaaaaacacataatacaattaacGTTACCATGCCACTatgtctttattattttaaatctatttaactattttatatttatgtattaaattaaataaataattaaaagtagcttataaaaatgattCAGCTTAATTTACTTTTTGATGATATTACATCAATATTAACAAGTAGGTAGTAGTATattcttcaattattatttataaatcatattttctatatttttaatcttttaattataGAACAACCTCTTGAGTTCGATCACAAAAAAAGtatgcatattaatatgttaagtaAACTTAGATTATTAGAAAAATGCCATACATCGATTTTGGGTATTaaagaacaaaaaattaaagCAGATAAAGTGCACAAATATTTAGGAGCTGATAGAGAAATATCTGCAGGtagtaaaataaacaatattaaatcaattttagcttatataataatatattctatagtgTTAATTAGtgttggaaattaatttttaggtagttttatatattacaaagaGCCATTGAACCCTCAATCAGTAAAATCAATggaactaaaatttaaaaaaaccattgaatcaaaacaaaaattattaaatatattaaacacaacACATTTATTTCAGAGGTTTTTATtgcattgatatattataatacattttgtcagatttttaatcttaaattgATTATAGACTGTCACAAAGAAAAATCGAAGGAGAAATTGAACAAGCTCGACTTATGTTTCTAGAAGTTCAAAATGCGTTAGATACATCATTAAACGTACAAAATCAATTACATTCGCAAAATACCATAAATAATGCAAAAGTACACCAAAAGTTtcaataatctattaattaattattaataattattaattcgagcagataaacatttttaaaaatatattttttaataattcttattcgttacttactaattattttaacttataaatttaatatttaaacaccaGACTATGGAACTATTGCTACAAATTAATTCAATTGAAAGTCAATTAAAAAACCGAGTTactgattttaaattaagtgtTAACGAACTAGATACAAGTATTAAAGAAGTTTCAAAAGAAATTCTTctggattttaaaaatagtgaaaagtacctataataatgacattataaatatattatgtaaataatcacaactgtatttcaaatattttcctaGAAAATATACGAAACAAAATCTAAGTAAGGATATGAATAACccagaatataattttttcaatatgtatAAAGAACTAAAGACAATGATCGATTCTCTTacacaaacaaaaatgttgaaACCATTAAACTCGTTTACACATGACAAGTGAgtgattttcttaatataattttaaacatacaaataaaatgaaaattatttgcttataaatttattatgctCAATTTGTTAATACTGatgattttaacaatttttaatttacattaaaagaGTGACTTAACTACTTAAGGTTTTACATTCCAGAAGTCTATTATACGACGTTAATTGGCCCGATTTTCTGATAACTCATAATCATGCGAATGAAACATTTCATATCGATTGGCGACAGGTAATAAGTTTTTTACCTTGGTTTACAATGAttgatttaaacttaaaatgtacaatacaaaTTAGGAATATAGATATTTGACTTTCGCTAGAACCTATGAAATATTTCTCAACtccaattaaatatttgataattctTGAACCCtctaatcattttataaatggaTTTGCGTATAATATACTTGCCAAATGTTGTTGtttctattaatatataaaatattataaatattttaaaatacttgtgTCGTGTATGTATGGTAGATACCTACGTACTCTGTAGTGTAagtctgtaggtacctattttatattattattgaaacaaatgtaggtattaaacaattttgtttacatttttatgattattaatttttaaacatattatattatttttttcatacaaaacagttaacacatttatttatgtacctatattaactgcgtttatatacatttgattTAGAACTGCAATACATTGACCTCTATAAAAACGTTAAtgaacaatatacattttatggaaCAAAAGATTATTGCAAGtatgatttcaaaaaatatattttacactgatattatagtaaaactAACACCAACCTATTATAGCAATCTTAATTCATAATAGTGTAGTATACGAccctaatatctataatttaactaattcaGGAACTatcgtgtataaatataattattatagtcaagtGAAGGGCCGttcgtacaataattatttacggaGCCTATAATTCAATAGACATACAACATacttaatctattataatatattatgtacctacaacattTATAACTTAGCTTGTATTTTTCATGACCATTCGACCAAAAGAATCTCtccaaaaatgtattcaatgtgttattttaaaaatattattattaatcaacgCTCGAATAATACCAACAATGTTGTCATGAAAATACTTTATACTTCCAAATAAAACTTGACATAAAGGAAAAAGGTCAGCCCAGTTGTATAGTGTTTCCTGGCGTGGgcctcgtataataataaataaaaatggtgaCTGGGCCACAAGTTATAGCCACTATACAACAGTTGCCTACCTACagtgttcaatttaaatttacggAATCAAAAACGCTTTCGGCCAATTGCTCAtttatacatgcatattattattacataatattgtataagacagaaatattataaatattattcacaaaacTACCAGTTAtacaaaaatttgaattcaatttttttttttcaaactattttgtactctaacaatattatttgttcaaaacCATTTTACTGTAAACgctttaactaattttaaacgAGTTTtctcttttattatatttaacaaatgttACCAAAATAAatcacgttttaatttttaatcatacaagtttttactaaaatatttgacaTGTAAAAAAGCAAAATACAATGGAGATTTTCAGTAATATTTcactaaaaagtataatattatatttaatcatattgtAGATATAGCTAGTATAGGAGTCATAGGCGGAACTGGGATAACATGGAAGGGTATACATTATCAGTATATTAATAAAGAGCGTATCAAGTCTCAATTAACAATCTAAAAAACTATTCCTATCAGGTACGTAATTTATGATGTGCGGTGAGAGTagttgaccccccccccccccaaaaaaaaaaaaaaataaaaaaaaaataaaaaaaataatgccctATTTCTTCGTGCCTATAGGTaggaaacaatttattattagtgattTACTTCAATTATTCGTCaattgtatttgatatttatttttcattataaataatagataggtacctaataatatagtggTTTCCAAAAAGTTTGGGGTTTagtaagttcccacacgaaaCATAGCAGGTAAGCGGGTACATATGTAAGTTCCCTCACGGAAAAAAATACACCCGTacgtaagttcccacacgaaaaTTTATTCAGACTTAGAACTGACAACTTGAACGTAGTTggtccaaaatatattataataaaaattaataatataatgtgtaggtatggtCCACCGtccacatattatttgtactttCGCAAGCGTTTGTAGTAAGACTTGTATCAGAACTAGCACTAGCCCAAATACTAGGGGGGAAACTATgtcaacaacaaaatatcagATTATAGcttacaaataataacacaGTATGACTATGTGAAGTGTTTTAGCTTTTGCAATAAgccgaataaaatttaattttttctattactattattattttatgcctatacaaataatatgtggaccatacacattgtattattaatatttttattatatatttggactagattcaaataaaaaaatgattgtactttttttatgcaacacaaaaacaaacaaattttaaccacaCCGACTATATTTAAGTTGTCGTCCGAAGTCTGAATAAAGTGGGAAGGAAGTTTGTATtcggtgtaattttttttcgtgtgggaacttacgtatgggtgtaattttttttcatgtggGAACTTACGCATGCATACCCGGGTGTGATTTTTACCTGCTATATCTCGTGTGGGAACTTACATTCGCCCAAAAGTTTTGACCCATTTACGTACCTATTCTTGACTACCTTTATGTTTTTATTCGACACGTATTATAGTCGAAACATTCTTTTACATGGTTATGAACTTATAGGTGTTATAGTTATTGGCTACCtgtcataatttataaacaattggaTTAATAGGTTTCGTTACACATTTTTTCGTCTTCCAAAGTTATATTACTGTTaccatataaaattatcattcttattattagaattcaaaacaccatttttaaatgtttaagagTCTAgatcagtgtttctcaacctttttactgtggcgaccccctacatatattttttttaaatactattaataatcaatacgaAAATTGTAcacagcataaaatataatactatatttaactatacaacatataatattataacaacaaaatgtataccaaatatttacagatacatataatacacacaattttaattcgtacgcgaccctaaataataagttggcgacccccaggttgagaaacactggtctagataataattttaattatagaaactaaaaatgtttaagaggGCACACAAATATTTGTGTGAGGGGATAAACCGCCAACAATTGTGCccccattattatattatcaagaaTTTTATGTCTATAAGTACGTtacctataattgttatttaataatgtcttaactttaaaatataaggtTGAAAAATCTATTTGTATCAATTGTAAtacggtatataggtataggtacatattatatactgatgGTCTTAGTCCAGCCAGTctagggactggaaccgaaccaAAACGAACCAGTTCTAGagcctttaaaatattaagaactgg
This portion of the Acyrthosiphon pisum isolate AL4f chromosome A1, pea_aphid_22Mar2018_4r6ur, whole genome shotgun sequence genome encodes:
- the LOC100570565 gene encoding uncharacterized protein PF11_0213-like, whose amino-acid sequence is MIQLNLLFDDITSILTKQPLEFDHKKSMHINMLSKLRLLEKCHTSILGIKEQKIKADKVHKYLGADREISAGSFIYYKEPLNPQSVKSMELKFKKTIESKQKLLNILNTTHLFQRLSQRKIEGEIEQARLMFLEVQNALDTSLNVQNQLHSQNTINNAKTMELLLQINSIESQLKNRVTDFKLSVNELDTSIKEVSKEILLDFKNSEKKYTKQNLSKDMNNPEYNFFNMYKELKTMIDSLTQTKMLKPLNSFTHDKSLLYDVNWPDFLITHNHANETFHIDWRQNCNTLTSIKTLMNNIHFMEQKIIANLKNTSFFINDVRAKRDLNTQVLKTLNDELFESKNRNKLMMNSYQKSDNLGVEYINIIHNLENTIHKSNIGLSVTTKSIENLYDNLQSLDSLIQTTYQNYTTQLMSGSYLEELRNDKHSSKVTLLYEMLKTIQNRHNKLLTKRKEIIMDEFKKKKSIAEAIVKKKSNYIIASRNVISSYENNIKTYKTFMLQFADINVSIENAINVHKNIYGRLEQLENEELELTSSMNLYDKEIEELNKEAETLETNSKRDELKTKSQIDNINEKLKLITSANARLEMELNKNKI